In Syntrophorhabdales bacterium, a single window of DNA contains:
- the ltrA gene encoding group II intron reverse transcriptase/maturase: MTPISLQDLRKRMYAVAKADKHHRFWGLYVHICKEETLQEAYRAARQNNGAPGIDGVTFEMIERDGVDVFLAGIREELLSETYLPMRNRRKEIPSNGKMRILGIPCIRDRVVEGALKLILEPIFEADFQEGSYGYRPGKKAHEAVDRVASAVVRNKTRVIDLDLKAYFDNISHSMLLQKVARRVADDKVLRLLKLMLAANGRRGVPQGGVASPLLANICLNEVDAMLERMKRTTSKSGFTYVEYARYADDLVVLVDGYGGKWEWLLTEVYTKLLEELARINVQVNTEKTRLVDMMKGETFSFLGFDFRRMKAKSGKWTVWTTPRMKARTKLLRNLKDIFRRFVSQPVDRVIALINPKLRGWMNYFRIGNAGTCFSYIRDWVEKKVRRHLQRARNWRGFGWKRWSREWLYKNLGLYNDYKVRYYRPESAASR, translated from the coding sequence ATGACGCCCATCAGTCTGCAGGATCTGAGAAAGAGGATGTACGCAGTGGCGAAAGCCGACAAGCACCACCGATTCTGGGGCCTGTATGTGCACATTTGCAAGGAAGAGACATTGCAGGAAGCTTACCGGGCCGCACGACAGAACAACGGGGCGCCGGGAATAGACGGCGTCACCTTCGAGATGATCGAACGGGACGGCGTGGATGTCTTCCTTGCAGGCATACGGGAGGAGTTGCTCTCAGAGACGTACCTCCCCATGAGGAACCGGAGAAAAGAGATACCGAGTAATGGAAAAATGAGAATCTTAGGTATCCCGTGTATCCGGGACCGCGTGGTGGAGGGAGCGCTGAAACTGATTCTCGAACCGATCTTTGAAGCCGATTTCCAGGAAGGCTCCTACGGCTACCGCCCGGGAAAGAAAGCCCACGAGGCAGTCGACCGAGTGGCAAGCGCCGTGGTCCGCAACAAGACACGGGTTATCGATCTTGACCTGAAAGCCTATTTCGACAATATCTCACACTCCATGCTCCTTCAGAAGGTGGCCCGAAGAGTTGCGGATGACAAGGTACTGAGGCTCCTCAAGCTCATGCTTGCTGCCAACGGCAGGAGAGGAGTCCCGCAGGGCGGGGTAGCCTCCCCGCTGCTCGCGAACATCTGCTTGAACGAGGTCGACGCGATGCTCGAACGCATGAAACGCACGACGAGCAAATCGGGCTTCACCTACGTTGAATATGCCCGATATGCAGATGACCTCGTGGTACTGGTCGATGGTTATGGCGGGAAGTGGGAGTGGCTCCTCACCGAGGTCTATACAAAGCTTCTTGAGGAATTGGCGCGCATCAACGTGCAGGTGAATACGGAGAAGACGAGACTGGTAGACATGATGAAGGGAGAGACGTTCAGCTTTCTCGGTTTTGACTTCCGGAGGATGAAGGCGAAAAGCGGAAAATGGACGGTGTGGACGACACCGAGGATGAAGGCAAGGACAAAGCTCCTGCGGAACCTCAAGGACATCTTCCGGCGTTTCGTATCACAGCCCGTCGACCGGGTCATTGCCTTGATCAATCCGAAGCTCAGGGGCTGGATGAACTACTTCCGGATAGGCAATGCAGGCACATGCTTCTCCTATATCAGGGATTGGGTAGAGAAGAAAGTTAGGAGGCATCTTCAGAGGGCACGGAACTGGCGGGGTTTTGGTTGGAAGAGGTGGAGTAGGGAGTGGCTGTATAAGAACCTTGGCCTCTACAATGATTACAAGGTTCGGTACTACCGCCCCGAAAGCGCTGCCAGCCGGTAG